One part of the Actinomyces howellii genome encodes these proteins:
- a CDS encoding DUF6318 family protein, with the protein MSCSLMRIARFRRLVSALVCTLVLVAAAGTAGCSDSGADSASPAPTARSTASSPTASSSAASSTATARSTPAAGSSGQASAEASESGAPSQVPSLSAEEQASRDAALATPEPTRLEGMDENSPYGASQVAAYFLNLYPYAYATGDLTAWKEISGDECIFCNSVIANVTEVHSGGGWSEHWQQELAVISYGTDPADPSRLVIEIHISTPDRMAYEGTPIMGRRISGGETTILVQVYWKGDHWIVEEGDVQ; encoded by the coding sequence ATGTCCTGCTCCTTGATGCGGATAGCCCGCTTTCGGCGGCTGGTGAGCGCTCTCGTGTGCACGCTGGTCCTCGTGGCGGCCGCGGGGACGGCGGGCTGCTCTGACTCAGGAGCCGACTCGGCCAGCCCCGCACCGACGGCTCGCTCCACTGCTTCAAGCCCAACTGCCTCAAGCTCCGCTGCCTCAAGCACGGCGACCGCCCGATCGACTCCGGCAGCAGGCTCCTCCGGTCAGGCGTCAGCCGAGGCATCGGAGTCCGGCGCCCCCTCACAGGTGCCGTCCCTGTCCGCAGAGGAGCAGGCCTCACGCGACGCAGCCCTGGCCACCCCCGAGCCGACCAGGCTCGAGGGGATGGACGAGAACTCTCCCTACGGCGCCTCGCAAGTAGCGGCCTACTTCTTGAACCTCTACCCGTACGCCTACGCCACCGGCGACCTGACCGCCTGGAAGGAGATAAGCGGGGACGAGTGCATCTTCTGCAACTCAGTCATCGCAAACGTCACTGAGGTGCACAGCGGAGGGGGTTGGTCGGAGCACTGGCAGCAAGAGCTCGCCGTAATTTCCTACGGCACCGATCCTGCGGACCCATCACGACTCGTCATCGAGATACACATATCCACCCCCGATCGCATGGCCTATGAGGGAACTCCGATCATGGGCCGTAGAATATCCGGAGGGGAAACAACTATTCTCGTCCAGGTCTACTGGAAAGGCGACCACTGGATTGTCGAGGAAGGGGATGTCCAATGA
- a CDS encoding endonuclease domain-containing protein, whose translation MHDDLLDTVRGCYGAVRLRDLGLTRTQRRHVAALIEAGHLAAGEHGVVSLPGTDRALVLARVHGGLLTCGKAMEYHGLPVVDRHDHIHLVVPDSGRFAALDGEVLHVDRRLPRPSPTSEPVEPLADALARYLRCHASPESPIVALDAALHAEIVTPEQIRALLHGYGSARARARLDRASRAARSPLETLARLDLEDAGMGFEDGVDIEGVGEVDLVVGGRIVVELDGYTYHSDEYQFGLDRWRDRQLLARGYLPLRFTRREVYAHQVVAEVRRALDRWKVSRSAAKSVEESLSVE comes from the coding sequence ATGCATGACGACCTCCTCGACACCGTCCGAGGTTGCTATGGCGCAGTACGCCTGCGGGACCTCGGCCTGACACGGACCCAGCGCCGTCACGTCGCCGCGCTTATCGAGGCGGGGCATCTCGCCGCGGGCGAGCACGGGGTCGTCAGCCTTCCCGGAACCGACCGCGCCCTCGTCCTGGCCCGCGTCCACGGGGGACTCCTCACCTGCGGCAAGGCCATGGAGTACCACGGCCTTCCCGTTGTCGACCGGCACGACCACATCCATCTCGTCGTCCCGGACTCCGGGCGCTTCGCCGCCCTGGACGGCGAGGTGCTCCACGTCGACCGGCGCCTGCCCAGACCCTCGCCCACCTCCGAGCCGGTGGAGCCCCTGGCCGACGCCCTGGCGCGCTACCTGCGGTGCCACGCCAGCCCGGAGTCCCCGATCGTCGCGCTGGACGCTGCTCTTCACGCCGAGATCGTGACCCCCGAGCAGATTCGCGCCCTCCTGCACGGATACGGTTCTGCCCGCGCCCGCGCCCGGCTGGACCGGGCCAGCAGGGCTGCGCGCTCGCCGCTGGAGACCCTTGCGCGCCTCGACCTCGAGGACGCGGGCATGGGCTTCGAGGACGGTGTCGATATCGAGGGGGTCGGTGAGGTGGACCTGGTCGTCGGCGGCCGGATCGTCGTGGAGCTCGACGGCTATACCTACCACAGCGATGAGTACCAGTTCGGCCTCGACCGCTGGCGAGACCGCCAGCTCCTCGCCCGTGGCTACCTGCCCCTGCGCTTCACGCGCAGGGAGGTGTACGCACATCAGGTCGTCGCGGAGGTCCGCAGGGCCCTCGACCGCTGGAAGGTGTCCAGATCTGCCGCAAAATCTGTGGAGGAGTCTTTGTCGGTTGAGTAG
- a CDS encoding DASS family sodium-coupled anion symporter translates to MSTADTASSADTRQAPVARRETRPWALGLALVVGVGLWLVPTPSGLAPEAWHLFAIFLATIVGIIAKAAPMGALSIIAMAVCAATGVLAPDGDSGDKVSAALSGFSNGTIWLIVSAFFAARAVISSGLGERLAYLFVKVFGRSTLGLAYGLGLADLVTSPAIPSNTARSGYIYPVMMSVSSAFGSTPQDPGTHRRLGTYLALSTYNLNLAVSVIFFTGAAPNAMSSRLAQDAGVSVDWPGWLAAAVVPGMVGVVAVPLVVYALNRPEVRRTPDASAMASRELARLGPVTRQEWTTLAVFVGMIGLWVMGDSLMSATTVALLGLGALLLTGALTWEQMKSERAAWDTLTWFAALVMMGSFLNELGFIGWLGDNVGSAMGGLGSFAAFAALTGVYALSHYLFASGTAHTASMFAVFLGVGLALGLPGVPLTVLLGAIPTLMGCLTHYGNGPAPLYFGSGYVELRTWWGTGLVLGLVHMAIWLAIGPLWWRVIGVW, encoded by the coding sequence GTGAGCACCGCCGACACCGCGTCCTCCGCCGACACGAGGCAGGCGCCCGTCGCCCGTCGGGAGACCCGGCCGTGGGCCCTGGGCCTGGCGCTCGTCGTGGGCGTGGGCCTGTGGCTCGTGCCGACCCCCTCGGGCCTGGCACCCGAGGCGTGGCACCTGTTCGCCATCTTCCTGGCGACCATCGTCGGGATCATCGCCAAGGCCGCCCCGATGGGGGCGCTGTCGATCATCGCCATGGCGGTGTGCGCCGCCACCGGGGTGCTCGCCCCCGACGGGGACTCGGGCGACAAGGTCTCGGCGGCCCTGTCGGGCTTCTCCAACGGGACGATCTGGCTCATCGTGTCGGCCTTCTTCGCCGCGCGCGCGGTCATCAGCTCGGGGCTCGGGGAGCGCCTGGCCTACCTGTTCGTCAAGGTCTTCGGGCGCTCGACGCTGGGACTCGCCTACGGGCTGGGGCTGGCCGACCTCGTCACCTCCCCAGCCATCCCCTCCAACACCGCGCGCAGCGGCTACATCTACCCGGTCATGATGTCGGTGTCCTCGGCCTTCGGGTCCACGCCGCAGGACCCGGGCACGCACCGGCGCCTGGGCACCTATCTGGCGCTGAGCACCTACAACCTCAACCTGGCCGTCTCGGTCATCTTCTTCACCGGGGCGGCGCCCAACGCGATGTCCTCCCGGCTCGCCCAGGACGCCGGGGTCAGCGTCGACTGGCCCGGATGGCTGGCGGCGGCGGTCGTGCCCGGGATGGTGGGGGTGGTGGCGGTGCCGCTCGTCGTCTACGCGCTCAACCGGCCCGAGGTGCGCCGTACCCCCGACGCCTCGGCGATGGCCTCGCGCGAGCTGGCGCGCCTGGGTCCCGTGACCCGCCAGGAGTGGACCACCCTGGCCGTCTTCGTGGGCATGATCGGGCTGTGGGTGATGGGCGACTCGCTCATGAGCGCCACGACGGTCGCGCTCCTGGGGCTGGGGGCGCTGCTCCTGACCGGGGCGCTGACGTGGGAGCAGATGAAGTCCGAGCGCGCCGCCTGGGACACCCTGACCTGGTTCGCGGCGCTGGTCATGATGGGCTCCTTCCTCAACGAGCTGGGCTTCATCGGGTGGTTGGGGGACAACGTCGGCTCGGCGATGGGTGGCCTGGGGTCCTTCGCCGCCTTCGCGGCGCTGACCGGGGTGTACGCGCTGTCGCACTACCTGTTCGCCTCGGGCACGGCTCACACCGCCTCGATGTTCGCCGTGTTCCTCGGGGTGGGGCTGGCGCTCGGCCTGCCGGGGGTGCCGCTGACGGTGCTCCTCGGGGCGATCCCCACGCTCATGGGCTGCCTGACCCACTACGGCAACGGTCCGGCGCCGCTGTACTTCGGCTCGGGCTACGTCGAGCTGAGGACGTGGTGGGGTACCGGGCTCGTGCTGGGGCTCGTCCACATGGCAATCTGGTTGGCGATCGGGCCGCTGTGGTGGAGGGTTATCGGGGTGTGGTGA
- the ttdB gene encoding L(+)-tartrate dehydratase subunit beta has translation MAQDAATAHEHETASAERSHRITLTTPISRQDVEDIRVGDVVFLDGHITTCRDVAHRRVIEYGRQLPVDIRDGAILHAGPIIRALDEDRFEVVSVGPTTSMRMEKFEEEFIARTGVRLIVGKGGMGPGTQAGCREHGALHCVFPAGNAVVAATQVERVEGAQWRDLGMPETLWTFRVRQFGPLIVSIDAQGNNLFEQQKVIYNERKAEALATLRQKVRYIR, from the coding sequence GTGGCCCAGGACGCCGCCACCGCCCATGAGCACGAGACCGCCTCGGCCGAGCGCTCCCACCGCATCACCCTGACCACCCCCATCAGCCGCCAGGACGTCGAGGACATCCGGGTGGGCGACGTCGTCTTCCTCGACGGGCACATCACGACCTGCCGCGACGTCGCCCACCGCCGGGTCATCGAGTACGGCCGCCAGCTGCCTGTCGACATCCGCGACGGAGCCATCCTGCACGCCGGGCCGATCATCCGCGCCCTGGACGAGGACCGCTTCGAGGTCGTCTCGGTAGGACCCACCACCTCGATGCGCATGGAGAAGTTCGAGGAGGAGTTCATCGCCCGCACCGGGGTGCGCCTCATCGTCGGCAAGGGCGGCATGGGCCCGGGCACGCAGGCGGGCTGCCGCGAGCACGGCGCGCTGCACTGCGTCTTCCCGGCCGGCAACGCCGTCGTCGCGGCCACGCAGGTCGAGCGGGTTGAGGGGGCCCAGTGGCGCGACCTGGGCATGCCCGAGACCCTGTGGACCTTCCGCGTCAGGCAGTTCGGGCCGCTCATCGTGTCCATCGACGCCCAGGGCAACAACCTCTTCGAGCAGCAGAAGGTCATCTACAACGAGCGCAAGGCGGAGGCCCTGGCCACCCTGCGGCAGAAGGTCAGGTACATCCGGTGA
- the ttdA gene encoding L(+)-tartrate dehydratase subunit alpha, with translation MTTADLDTHDAQPGTVAGARQSAGSLAELTDVVARFTALISRRLPDDVTARLKELAEEETNPMATMIYQTMERNQLLAEDLKRPSCQDTGLVQIFVNVGSRFPHTEGLAEALKEAVAQATRLAPLRHNTVETFDEVNTGTNVGSKSPWIYWNVVEGSDELTLHVYLAGGGCTLPGQGRTLMPGEGYEAAMEFVLDVMTSYGLNACPPLLVGVGIGSSIDAAAFMSKLALMRPVGSHSAHPKVAELETALREAIDSIGLGPQGLGGSRSTMGVAIENAARHPSVLSVAVNTGCWSHRRGTIRFDRDLGYELVTHQGVRL, from the coding sequence GTGACCACCGCAGACCTCGACACGCACGACGCGCAGCCCGGCACCGTCGCCGGCGCCCGCCAGAGCGCCGGCTCACTGGCCGAGCTGACCGACGTCGTCGCCCGCTTCACCGCCCTCATCTCCCGGCGCCTGCCCGACGACGTGACCGCCCGGCTCAAGGAGCTGGCGGAGGAGGAGACCAACCCGATGGCGACCATGATCTACCAGACCATGGAGCGCAACCAGCTGCTAGCCGAGGACCTCAAGCGGCCCTCGTGCCAGGACACCGGGCTCGTGCAGATCTTCGTCAACGTCGGCTCCCGCTTCCCCCACACCGAGGGACTTGCCGAGGCGCTCAAGGAGGCGGTCGCCCAGGCCACCCGGCTCGCCCCGCTGCGCCACAACACGGTGGAGACCTTCGACGAGGTCAACACGGGCACGAACGTGGGCTCGAAGTCGCCGTGGATCTACTGGAACGTCGTCGAGGGCTCCGACGAGCTGACCCTTCACGTCTACCTGGCCGGAGGCGGCTGCACGCTGCCGGGCCAGGGCCGCACCCTCATGCCCGGTGAGGGGTACGAGGCGGCGATGGAGTTCGTCCTCGACGTCATGACCTCCTACGGGCTCAACGCCTGCCCGCCGCTGCTGGTCGGGGTGGGGATCGGCTCGTCGATCGACGCAGCCGCCTTCATGTCCAAGCTGGCGCTCATGCGCCCGGTGGGCAGCCACTCGGCGCACCCGAAGGTCGCCGAGCTCGAGACCGCCCTGCGCGAGGCCATCGACTCCATCGGCCTGGGCCCCCAGGGGCTCGGGGGGAGCCGCTCGACCATGGGCGTGGCGATCGAGAACGCCGCCCGGCACCCCTCGGTCCTGTCGGTGGCGGTCAACACCGGCTGCTGGTCGCACCGGCGCGGCACGATCCGCTTCGACCGCGACCTGGGGTACGAGCTCGTCACCCACCAGGGGGTCCGGCTGTGA
- a CDS encoding AraC family transcriptional regulator: protein MGASAEISTETSAEGQLRRDHSAAARGLEAHQRVYAIGSYHYNWHPALELLAVTTGEIELCVAGRIERFSPGDVVAINSNDGHATLATQPRSTVLLLHVEAAYLASFTGSGSVPRFGCRSTEQTRREPAFTRLRALMARMMLMSDRHGPGATAAWESGLLAVVSTLFDHFLLPGQPGPTQTEGHRALERAVAHVDEHFRERLTLEHVARKVGFSAGYLSQIFPQQVGMTFSQYLTRVRLRHATRELGESPNRIATIALDNGFPDVKAFNTAFRRTFGRTPSAYRRLLTEDTRAADSVFHQRYVSRSDHEVMRVLRGWAAQDAAGGAEEPCATAALLARPTPLEEAVELARALSARLEEMTGSER from the coding sequence ATGGGGGCCAGCGCCGAGATCAGTACCGAGACCAGCGCCGAGGGACAGTTGCGTCGCGACCACAGCGCTGCGGCGCGGGGCCTGGAGGCCCACCAGCGCGTCTACGCCATCGGCTCCTACCACTACAACTGGCACCCCGCCCTCGAGCTGCTCGCGGTGACCACCGGCGAGATCGAGCTGTGCGTGGCCGGGAGGATCGAGCGCTTCTCCCCCGGGGACGTCGTGGCGATCAACTCCAACGACGGTCACGCCACCCTGGCCACTCAGCCCCGCTCCACGGTGCTGCTCCTCCACGTCGAGGCGGCCTACCTCGCCTCCTTCACCGGCAGCGGCAGCGTGCCCCGATTCGGGTGCCGCTCCACGGAGCAGACGCGCCGCGAGCCGGCCTTCACCCGCCTGCGCGCCCTCATGGCTCGCATGATGCTCATGAGCGACCGCCACGGGCCGGGAGCGACTGCGGCCTGGGAGTCGGGGCTGCTCGCGGTCGTCTCGACGCTCTTCGACCACTTCCTTCTGCCCGGTCAGCCCGGCCCCACCCAGACGGAGGGACACCGCGCCCTGGAACGGGCGGTGGCTCACGTCGACGAGCACTTTCGTGAGCGCCTCACCCTGGAGCACGTGGCCCGCAAGGTCGGCTTCAGCGCCGGCTACCTCTCGCAGATCTTCCCCCAGCAGGTCGGGATGACCTTCTCGCAGTACCTGACCCGGGTGCGCCTGCGCCACGCCACCCGCGAGCTGGGCGAGAGCCCGAACCGCATCGCCACCATCGCCCTCGACAACGGCTTCCCCGACGTCAAGGCCTTCAACACCGCCTTCCGTCGCACCTTCGGCCGCACGCCCTCGGCGTACAGGCGCCTGCTGACCGAGGACACCCGCGCCGCCGACTCTGTGTTCCATCAGCGCTACGTGTCCCGGAGCGACCACGAGGTCATGCGGGTCCTGCGCGGCTGGGCAGCCCAGGACGCCGCAGGCGGGGCGGAGGAGCCCTGCGCCACGGCGGCGCTGCTGGCGCGCCCGACGCCTCTGGAGGAGGCGGTCGAGCTCGCCCGGGCGCTGAGCGCCCGCCTCGAGGAGATGACCGGGTCCGAGCGCTGA